The Lactuca sativa cultivar Salinas chromosome 2, Lsat_Salinas_v11, whole genome shotgun sequence genome includes a window with the following:
- the LOC111876423 gene encoding 50S ribosomal protein L12, chloroplastic: MASSTLSTITLRSFSYPSYAATTQAASPAAFSPKQTLEFPLRTPKLSHRSTFLRPVAAVAEGKVVELGDEISNLTLADAQKLVEYLQDKLGVTAASFAPAAVVAAPGAGAEAPAAVEEKTEFDVVIDEVPSNARIATIKAVRALTSLALKEAKELIEGLPKKFKEGISRDEAEEAKKQLEEAGAKISIV, from the coding sequence ATGGCGTCTTCTACTCTCTCTACAATTACTTTGCGCTCCTTCTCTTATCCTTCCTACGCTGCCACCACTCAAGCTGCATCTCCCGCAGCCTTTTCCCCCAAACAAACCCTAGAATTCCCCCTCCGAACCCCTAAACTCTCCCACCGATCGACATTTCTCCGCCCCGTTGCCGCCGTTGCCGAGGGGAAGGTTGTAGAGCTAGGCGATGAAATTTCGAACCTAACCCTTGCAGATGCACAAAAGCTAGTTGAGTACCTCCAAGACAAGCTTGGAGTCACCGCCGCCTCCTTTGCTCCTGCTGCGGTTGTTGCCGCACCTGGCGCTGGAGCTGAAGCACCTGCTGCCGTGGAGGAGAAGACGGAGTTCGATGTTGTGATTGATGAGGTTCCTAGTAACGCGAGGATTGCGACGATTAAAGCCGTTAGAGCTTTAACGAGTCTGGCGCTTAAGGAGGCCAAAGAGCTTATTGAAGGACTTCCGAAGAAATTCAAGGAAGGAATATCGAGAGATGAAGCAGAAGAGGCTAAGAAACAACTTGAAGAAGCTGGCGCAAAAATTTCGATTGTTTAG
- the LOC111876422 gene encoding monodehydroascorbate reductase 4, peroxisomal, whose translation MGRAFVYVILGGGVAAGYAALEFTKKGVSHGELCIISEEPVAPYERPALSKGFLLPEAPARLPAFHTCVGANEERLTPKWYKEHGIELILGTRVKSADVRRKTLLTATGETISYKFLIIATGARALRLEEFGVSGSDAENVCYLRDVADATRLVDVMQKSTGGNAVVIGGGYIGMECAASLVINKINVSMVFPEPHCMGRLFTPKIASYYEEFYKSKGINFVKGTVLSSFVFNAEGKVTGVNLKDGSYLPADLVVVGIGIRPNTSLFEGQLTLEKGGIKVNSRLQTSNTSVYAVGDVASFPVKTFGEIRRLEHVDAARKSARHAVSAIMEPEKTPEFDYLPFFYSRVFSLSWQFYGDNTGEAVYFGDFSGTSFGAYWVNKGQLVGSFLEGGSKEEYEAIANVTRVKPEIEDLSELERQGLGFAVAVSQQPVVVPPVDVGRSGSLVVLEKAVYPWHATAGVVVAASIAAFAYWYGRRRRRW comes from the exons ATGGGAAGAGCTTTTGTGTATGTGATACTTGGTGGAGGCGTCGCCGCCGGTTACGCAGCTCTTGAATTCACCAAAAAAGGCGTCTCACATGGGGAACTCTGCATCATCTCCGAAGAACCT GTGGCTCCTTATGAGAGACCTGCACTCAGCAAAGGCTTTCTACTTCCAGAAG CTCCTGCACGCCTCCCTGCATTTCATACCTGTGTAGGTGCCAATGAAGAGAGGTTAACACCAAAGTGGTACAAGGAACATG GAATTGAACTGATTTTGGGTACTCGGGTAAAGTCTGCTGATGTGAGACGCAAGACACTTCTGACTGCAACAGGAGAAACCATCAGCTACAAATTTCTCATCATTGCAACAGGTGCCCGG GCTTTGAGGCTTGAAGAGTTTGGTGTAAGTGGATCAGATGCTGAAAATGTATGTTATCTCCGTGATGTGGCTGATGCAACCAGACTTGTTGATGTCATGCAAAAATCTACTGGCGGAAACGCGGTGGTGATTGGTGGTGGTTACATCGGAATGGAATGTGCTGCTTCCTTGGTCATAAACAAGATAAATGTCTCAATGGTGTTCCCTGAGCCACATTGCA tggGTCGACTATTCACCCCCAAGATTGCAAGTTACTATGAAGAATTTTACAAATCTAAGGGcataaattttgtcaaaggcacaGTTCTTTCGTCATTTGTTTTCAACGCAGAAGGGAAG GTTACTGGAGTTAATCTCAAGGATGGAAGTTATCTTCCTGCAGATTTGGTAGTGGTCGGAATCGGAATCCGTCCAAATACAAGCCTCTTTGAAGGTCAACTCACTTTAGAGAAAGGCGGAATCAAAGTCAACAGCCGATTACAAACAAGCAACACCTCGGTGTATGCAGTCGGTGACGTGGCATCATTTCCGGTCAAAACTTTCGGTGAAATCCGACGACTCGAGCATGTGGACGCTGCCCGGAAATCTGCCCGACATGCTGTTTCCGCGATAATGGAACCGGAAAAGACGCCAGAATTCGATTACTTACCATTCTTCTATTCCCGCGTCTTCTCATTGTCATGGCAGTTTTACGGGGATAATACAGGGGAAGCTGTGTATTTTGGTGATTTTTCAGGGACTAGTTTCGGTGCGTATTGGGTGAATAAAGGTCAATTAGTTGGGTCTTTTCTTGAAGGTGGAAGTAAAGAAGAGTATGAGGCTATTGCGAATGTGACTAGGGTTAAACCGGAGATTGAGGATTTGAGTGAGCTTGAGAGACAAGGTCTTGGGTTTGCGGTGGCAGTGAGTCAGCAACCGGTGGTGGTGCCGCCTGTGGATGTGGGTAGGTCGGGTTCGTTGGTGGTTTTGGAGAAAGCGGTGTATCCGTGGCATGCAACGGCTGGGGTTGTTGTGGCGGCATCGATAGCGGCGTTTGCTTATTGGTATGGGAGGAGACGCCGCCGCTGGTGA